CTACCTTTGTGTCGCATTGTTGTGCTGGTGCCGCATTGGTTTCATTGGATTCGGAATAGTCACAATCGTCGGAACTGTCGGAATCGGTTGATACTTCCGGATCTTGATACCAATGTATGAGCGCACCTTTCCATTCTTCTTTAGGCCCGTCGTACGAagtaaatttcaaatgaatattGCTCTGGAACGAATGAAAAGAAGCGGTTTAGAGACTCTTCGCACTTGAACATTTGGTGCGGCTTCTGGTTCCagtaaattcgaaattcgacACTTACTTCGTCCAGCAAAACAAGTAATTGATCGCGTGTTGCATCTCCGCTACGTTTCAGATTGTAGCAGTTGCAAATCGCATGCAATTGCCGAACGGTGGGCAAGTGATACCAGTTCTGTTTAATGTTCAAGGGATccatttcgtgaattttttggttttgctTTCTGACACAAATGCACGATAGACTAACGATGTTGACGGGGTTGAgctttgtttcaattttcggGCCAATCATTGGTCGCCAATGTGGCCAATGTAtaaatcgcccaaaaccacttacagtggaagaGTGACGCAGGTCCTGTTATTATCCACTtgcaaaagaactgatatcggtgtaggtgacgcttacagattcgacacgcaaaaacggcagctgatgaggaaagtacgcg
The sequence above is drawn from the Bradysia coprophila strain Holo2 unplaced genomic scaffold, BU_Bcop_v1 contig_200, whole genome shotgun sequence genome and encodes:
- the LOC119075360 gene encoding uncharacterized protein LOC119075360, which gives rise to MDPLNIKQNWYHLPTVRQLHAICNCYNLKRSGDATRDQLLVLLDESNIHLKFTSYDGPKEEWKGALIHWYQDPEVSTDSDSSDDCDYSESNETNAAPAQQCDTKVDASLATYECRASSDFNVQFEEEVEAVEH